The following is a genomic window from Amycolatopsis sp. BJA-103.
GTGAAGGCGCGCTTCTTCCGCGCCTGGACCGCGACGGCGCTTCGCCGCGCGACCCTGTGCGTCGTGCCGAGCCTCGCGACGGCGGCCGAACTGGAGCGCGTCGGCCAGGTGCGGACGGCCGAACTGGAGATCATCCACCACGGCGTCGAACCGGATCGGTTCCATCCGCCGTCCCCCGCCGAAATCGAGGCCGCGCGCCAGGCCGTCGGCCTCGGGAAGACGCCTTACGTCGCTTTCCTCGGCGCGCTGGAACCGCGCAAGAACGTCCCGGCGCTGATCCGCGGCTTCGCGCACGCCGTGATCGGCAGGCCGAACCCGCCGGCGCTGGTGCTGGCCGGGCAGCCGGGCTGGGATTCGCAGGTCGAGCGCGCGCTGGACGCCGTGCCGCACCGGCTGCGGGTGATCCGGGCGGGTTATCTGCCGTTCGACACACTCGCCGGTTTTCTCGGCGGGTCCGAACTGGTCGCGTACCCGAGCCTCGGCGAGGGATTCGGGCTGCCGGTGCTGGAAGCGATGGCGTGCGGCGCGAGTGTGCTCACGACCCGGCGGCTTTCGCTGCCGGAGGTCGGCGGGGACGCGGTCGCGTACTGCGGTGTCGGCGCCGGAGATGTCGCGGCGGCCATTTCGGAACTGCTCGACGCTCCCGCGCGGCGGGCCGAACTGGCCGAAGCCGCGCAGCTGCGGGCGAAGGAGTTCTCGTGGGCGACGACCGCGGAGCGCCATCGGGAGGCTTACGCGAAGGCTTGGTATCGGCATGCGCAGCGGCGGGCGGGCTGAAGGGGCCTTTGCCCGCGTTAGATGCAGGGAAAGGGCCCTTCGCCGCGTCGGATGCGGGTATGGGCCCCTTCAGCTCCTGCCGGCGTCGGGGGTGGGGGCCGGAATCGCGTTCGGTGACGGGTGGACAATGGCCGCGTGACTGAGCACCCCAGCTACGGCGACGGGATCGCCGTCGTGACCGTGACGTACTTCCCCGGCGAGACCCTCGAGAAGTTCCTCGACACGCTCGAGAAGGCGACGGACCGGGACGTCCAGGTCGTCGTCGCGGACAACGACTCGACCGACGGCGCGCCGGAGAAGGCCGCCCGCCGGGAGAACGTCAAGCTGCTCAGCATCGGCGAGAACGTCGGTTACGGCACGGCCGCCAACCGCGGCGTCGCTGAGCTCGACGACAGCTATGGCTGGGTCGTCGTGGTGAACCCGGACCTCGAATGGGAACCCGGTTCGCTCGACGCGCTGCTGGAGGTCGCCGGGCGCTGGCCGCGCGGTGGCGCGTTCGGGCCGCTCATCCACGACCTCGACGGCACCGTCTACCCGTCGGCCCGGCTGCTGCCGTCGTTCGGCCGGGGGATCGGGCACGCGGCGTTCGGCAAGATCTGGCCGGGCAACCCGTGGACGCGCCAGTACCGGCAGGAGACCGGCACTCCGGTCGAGCGGACGGCGGGCTGGCTTTCGGGGTCCTGCCAGCTGTTCCGTCGCGAGGCCTTCGACTCGGTCGACGGATTCGACACGCGCTACTTCATGTACTTCGAGGACGTCGACCTCGGCGAGCGGCTGTCCCGCGCGGGCTGGCTGAACGTTTACGCGCCTTCGTCCAGCGTCATGCACATCGGCGGGCACTCGACTTCGCAGGCTTCGGAGAAGATGCTGCGCGCGCACCACGACAGTGCGTACCGCTACCTCGCGGACCGTCACCGCGGCCTCCTGTGGAAGCCGGTCATGCTCGCGGTGAAGGCCGGGCTCGCGCTGCGGCTCAAGCTGGAGACGCGCAAGAAGTAGCCGTTCCGGTCAACGGAACTCACGCGACTCGCGAACCCGCCGTCGTTACCGTCGGTGCATGGATTTCGCCGAGTTGGACGCCTGGTTGACCGAACGTGCCGGTGAGGATCGCTTCTCCGGGGTCGTGCTGATCCGCCGCGGCGACGAGACGCTGTTCGAGCGCGGATACGGCTTGGCCAGCCGTCGCTGGTCGGTGCCGAACGCGCCCGACATCCGGTACGACACCGCGTCGATCACCAAGGTCATCACCGCGATCGCCGCCTTGCAGCTGGTCGAGCAGGGGCGGCTGGACCTCGACCGTCCGATCGGCGAGATCATCGATCTCACCGGAACGGCGATCGCGACCGGGGCGACGACGCGGCAACTGCTCACGCACACTTCCGGCATCGCCGACGACGCCGACGAAGAGGCGGGCGAGAGCTACGAGGCGCTGTGGGTCGACAAGCCGGTGTACTCGGTCGTGAACACGCGCGACCACCTGCCCAATTTCGCTTACCGGGCAGCGAACTTCGCGCCCGGCGAGGGCTGCCGGTACTGCAATTCGGGATACGTCCTCGCCGGTCTGGTGATCGAGGCGATCGTCGGCGGGCCCTATCGCGAGTATGTCCAGGAAACCGTGCTCGACCGCGCGGGAATGGCCGAGTCGGGTTTCTTCGACCGGCGCGATCCGCAGCCGAGGGTCGCCGAGGGCTGGGACGAGATCTTCGACGGCGACGTGGTCACCGGGTGGAAGCAGAACATCTTCAGCTACCCGCCGATCGGTTCACCCGATGGGGGTGCCTACTGCACCGTCGGCGACCTCGTCCTGTTTCTGCGGGCGATCCGTGAGGAGCGACTCCTGTCGCCGGAGCGCACGAAGGAGTTCCTCACGCCTCAGGTGCTCCACAGCAAGGGTGTCTGGTACGGCTTCGGCCTCGAATTCGTCCTGGAGCAGGACGGCTCGGTGTGGAACTGCTACAAGGACGGCGGCAACGCCGGCGTCTGCTCGCTCGCGCGGCACTATCCGGGTGAGGGGCTGGATGTCGCCATGTTGTCGAACGCCACGTACGGCGGGGGCGCGGCGATCCAGGAGATCGATCGGGTGATCCGGGCTGGCTGATGTGGTGGGTCCCTGAATGCTATGAAAGTCCCCTTCATTGCAAAATTTGCAATGAAGGGGACTTTCATAGCGCGCGCGAGGGGCTAGATGCCGTCCAGCCGGCGCGAAAGGTTCGAACGCCCCGAAGGGTTCTGCTTCACCGTCGGGACCAGGCCGCCGACCTCGTTCTCGGCGGTCTCCGGTTCCGGGTGCTCGATCAGGGGGCTCCTCACCGGCGCGGCGGGCGGCCGCCGGGTGAGCGGGGTCGTCGCCTGCGGCAAGGGCCTGGTCGGCTGCATGCCGGGACGGCGCGGGTACGGCTGGGGCTGCGTCGAGCCCTCGCCCCGCGCCGGCGGCAGGTCCATCCGCGTCGTCGGTTCGGGCCCCGCCAGCGGGTGATCGTTTTCCGCGATCAGCGAGGCCGGTAGCTGGGTGGTCGTGTCCGGGTCCGATGAACGGTCGATTTCGGCGACCACCGATCGGGGGATCTGCTGGGTGTTCGCGGAGTCCATCGGCGACGTCGCGTTGTCCGGTGTCACGACGAAGGCTCCACGCGCGCTGGCGCGTGCGAGCAAGGCGTCCGCCCGAGCACGGGGGTCCATTCCCCTAGGCCTCCCGACTGACCTGGGGCCCTCTGGGTTCAGGGCCGACTGTGTTGTGTTCAGGGTAGGCCCTAGGAGCGGCCGCCGTCAGCAGACCCGCAAACGTCGTCCGACAAATGTTGGCGAGCACCTGGCGGGCCGCGGAGAGCTCAGGCTTCCATGTCCGACAGGATCCGGGTGCTGGAGTCGGCCTTGTCCGTGCCGCCGATGCCGTAGAGCAGCGCGATGTTGTTGCGGGCGCCCGCCTCGATCTCATCGGCGGGAAGCTCGTCGACGCTGCGCCTGTCGCCGCCGTTGCAGAACTCGAGCTCCGTGTCCGGGTACGCCGCCCGGATCAGGTCGAACGATTCGTTGATGCCCGGCCCCTGCTCGACGGCGACGTACACGTCGTCGACGATGCGCAGCGCGCGGACGATCCTGGCCCGGATGTCCTCGGTCTGGATCACCCTGCCCTTTTTGAGCACTTGCTGGTGATCGTTGTTCACGATGACGATCAGGTAGCCGGACCGCGCTTGCGCGTCCTCGAACAGGTCGAGGTGGCCCTGGTGGAGCGGGTTGAAGTACCCGCTGACGATCGAGGCCTTCGCCGGTCGCTCGGTCATCGTCGGTGTCCTCCATCGGCTTACGGTTCGGGTGGCTCGGACAACCCTAGCCGAGTGCCGGGTAGTTTCACCGTGTGCTGTTCCGCCCCGGCTTCGAACTCGACCTGGACACGGTGCTGGGTCCGTTGAGCCGTGGGTCGCGCTCGCCCAACGTCGTCCGCACCGAGGGCGGGGTCACCTGGCTGGCCGCCAACACCGCGGATGGTGCGGGCACGCTCGCGCTGCTGCGGCGCGCGGACGGCGAGATCGAGGCGGAGGCCTGGGGCCCCGGCGCGGACAGGCTGCTCGACGGTGTCCCGGCGATGCTGGGCGCGCAGGACGACGACTCCGAATTCGTCGCGCACCACGATGTCGTCGCGTCGGCGCGCCGCCTCAATCCGGGATTGCGCCTCGGCTCGACGGGCAGGGTGTGGGACGCGCTGGTGCTCGCCGTGCTGGAACAGAAGGTGACCAGCACGGAGGCACTGCGGTCGTGGAGCGAACTGTGCCGCTGGTTCGGGGAACAGGCGCCAGGGCCGGGGCCGTCACGGCTGCGCGTGCCGCCGACGCCCGTCGCCATCCGCTCCATTGTGGACTGGAAATGGCATCGCGCCGGGGTGGACCTGAAACGGCGGACGACGCTGATCACCGCGGCCCGCGTGGCGCCTCGCCTGGAGAAGGCCGTCGAACTCAAGGGTGCCGAAGGCCGGGCCTGGCTGCGGAAGGTGCCCGGCATCGGCGTCTGGACCGCGTCGGAGATCGCGCAGCGCGCCTGGGGAGACCCGGACGCGGTGAGCTTCGGCGACTACAACATCCCGTCGATGGTCGGGCACGCGCTCGTCGGCACGAAACTCGACGACGCCGGGATGTCCGAGGTGCTGGCGCCGTATTCGCCGCAGCGCCAGCGCGCGGTGCGCTACCTGTCGACGGCGGGATTCCGCCGTCCGAGGTTCGGGCCGAAGATCGAACTCCGCGACTACCGCGCGATGTGACTCAGTTGCCCCAGCCCTGCGGCGGGTAGGGCTGCTGCTGGCTCGGGTACTGCGGCTGCTGCTGCGGGTACTGGTGGTGGGGGAGCGCGGGCGGCTGCTTGCTGTTCGACTTCACCAGGAAGTAGACGCCGACCCCGATCCCGGCCACGACCAGGAAACCGACCATGAGTACGAGAAGGAAGACCATGTCCCGAGGTTAACCGGTCCGGCGATCACCAACCGGGCGGAGGCTGCAACGGCTTCGGCTTGTCGTGCATCTTGATGTGGCGTGGGTCGAGGGCCTTGCTTCTCGGTAGATCAGCCCAGGGCCGCGTCGACGATCGCCTTCGCCTCGTCACGGTCGAGGCCCAGTTTCCTGGTCAGCGCGGCGTAGTCGGCGGCCGCCTGCCTGGCCCGTTCGCGGGTCTCGTCGCCGACGGCGCTGACGAAAGTGCCCGCCCGGCCACGGGTCTCGATCAGGCCCGCTTCTTCGAGTTCGCGATAGGCCTTGGCGACTGTGTTCGGGGCGATGCCGAGGTCCTCGGCCAGTTTCCGCACGGTCGGGAGTTTCGCCCCGACGGGCAGCGAGCCGTCGTTGATCCGCGTCGCGTAGGCGGTGCGCACCTGCTCGAAGGGCGGGACCGAGGAGTTCGGGTCGACCCTGACCATGCGGTTCTTCTCCCTGC
Proteins encoded in this region:
- a CDS encoding serine hydrolase domain-containing protein; its protein translation is MDFAELDAWLTERAGEDRFSGVVLIRRGDETLFERGYGLASRRWSVPNAPDIRYDTASITKVITAIAALQLVEQGRLDLDRPIGEIIDLTGTAIATGATTRQLLTHTSGIADDADEEAGESYEALWVDKPVYSVVNTRDHLPNFAYRAANFAPGEGCRYCNSGYVLAGLVIEAIVGGPYREYVQETVLDRAGMAESGFFDRRDPQPRVAEGWDEIFDGDVVTGWKQNIFSYPPIGSPDGGAYCTVGDLVLFLRAIREERLLSPERTKEFLTPQVLHSKGVWYGFGLEFVLEQDGSVWNCYKDGGNAGVCSLARHYPGEGLDVAMLSNATYGGGAAIQEIDRVIRAG
- a CDS encoding glycosyltransferase family 4 protein, translated to MLIDATAVPADRGGVGRYVDSLVAALDEDGARITVVCQPRDAVLYDRLAPGARIVPTSPSTSTRTARLTWEQATLPRLVRRLAADVVHSPHYTMPLASPAASVVTLHDATFFTDAVLHSSVKARFFRAWTATALRRATLCVVPSLATAAELERVGQVRTAELEIIHHGVEPDRFHPPSPAEIEAARQAVGLGKTPYVAFLGALEPRKNVPALIRGFAHAVIGRPNPPALVLAGQPGWDSQVERALDAVPHRLRVIRAGYLPFDTLAGFLGGSELVAYPSLGEGFGLPVLEAMACGASVLTTRRLSLPEVGGDAVAYCGVGAGDVAAAISELLDAPARRAELAEAAQLRAKEFSWATTAERHREAYAKAWYRHAQRRAG
- a CDS encoding DNA-3-methyladenine glycosylase family protein — protein: MLFRPGFELDLDTVLGPLSRGSRSPNVVRTEGGVTWLAANTADGAGTLALLRRADGEIEAEAWGPGADRLLDGVPAMLGAQDDDSEFVAHHDVVASARRLNPGLRLGSTGRVWDALVLAVLEQKVTSTEALRSWSELCRWFGEQAPGPGPSRLRVPPTPVAIRSIVDWKWHRAGVDLKRRTTLITAARVAPRLEKAVELKGAEGRAWLRKVPGIGVWTASEIAQRAWGDPDAVSFGDYNIPSMVGHALVGTKLDDAGMSEVLAPYSPQRQRAVRYLSTAGFRRPRFGPKIELRDYRAM
- a CDS encoding GntR family transcriptional regulator — translated: MVRVDPNSSVPPFEQVRTAYATRINDGSLPVGAKLPTVRKLAEDLGIAPNTVAKAYRELEEAGLIETRGRAGTFVSAVGDETRERARQAAADYAALTRKLGLDRDEAKAIVDAALG
- a CDS encoding adenylyltransferase/cytidyltransferase family protein yields the protein MTERPAKASIVSGYFNPLHQGHLDLFEDAQARSGYLIVIVNNDHQQVLKKGRVIQTEDIRARIVRALRIVDDVYVAVEQGPGINESFDLIRAAYPDTELEFCNGGDRRSVDELPADEIEAGARNNIALLYGIGGTDKADSSTRILSDMEA
- a CDS encoding glycosyltransferase family 2 protein; protein product: MTEHPSYGDGIAVVTVTYFPGETLEKFLDTLEKATDRDVQVVVADNDSTDGAPEKAARRENVKLLSIGENVGYGTAANRGVAELDDSYGWVVVVNPDLEWEPGSLDALLEVAGRWPRGGAFGPLIHDLDGTVYPSARLLPSFGRGIGHAAFGKIWPGNPWTRQYRQETGTPVERTAGWLSGSCQLFRREAFDSVDGFDTRYFMYFEDVDLGERLSRAGWLNVYAPSSSVMHIGGHSTSQASEKMLRAHHDSAYRYLADRHRGLLWKPVMLAVKAGLALRLKLETRKK